In a genomic window of bacterium:
- a CDS encoding sigma-70 family RNA polymerase sigma factor — MNAATDEFTQLLVDWRNGNQSAIDKLMPMVYSELRRLAHKYMRRERPDHTWQTTDLVHEAYIRLAGKEDAAPENRVHFFGMAAQLMRRLLVEHARSSRSAKRGGGVRHVSIDDTAIVSEERTSEFLALDEALGRLARLDPRKTRIVEMRYFAGLNVDETAEVLGLSPITIKREWLNAKAWLYRELNPEKCGRPK, encoded by the coding sequence ATGAATGCCGCCACAGATGAATTCACTCAGCTTTTGGTGGACTGGCGGAACGGAAACCAATCTGCGATTGATAAGCTGATGCCGATGGTTTACTCGGAGCTTCGCCGGTTAGCCCACAAGTACATGAGGCGCGAAAGACCGGATCACACATGGCAAACCACAGACCTAGTCCATGAGGCGTACATAAGATTGGCCGGTAAGGAGGACGCTGCTCCGGAGAACCGGGTCCATTTCTTTGGAATGGCGGCACAGTTGATGCGGCGTCTTTTGGTGGAACACGCCCGCTCCAGCCGCTCTGCCAAACGCGGCGGTGGTGTCCGTCATGTTTCCATAGACGATACTGCTATTGTGTCGGAGGAACGGACGAGCGAGTTTTTGGCATTGGACGAAGCGCTTGGCAGGCTCGCGAGGTTGGATCCGCGTAAGACCCGGATCGTGGAGATGCGCTACTTTGCTGGATTGAACGTAGATGAGACCGCCGAAGTGCTTGGTTTATCACCGATCACGATTAAACGAGAGTGGCTGAACGCAAAAGCCTGGCTCTACCGTGAATTGAACCCGGAGAAATGCGGACGACCGAAGTGA